Proteins from a single region of Rhinatrema bivittatum chromosome 13, aRhiBiv1.1, whole genome shotgun sequence:
- the LOC115075353 gene encoding olfactory receptor 1020-like produces MKGTNQSTVTEFILVGLTSDPHLQILLFPLFLGIYFLTLLGNISIITIIKINHHLHTPMYFFLSHLSILDLCYSSTITPKMLVNFLSEKKSISFLGCAVQLYFFCSLGSTQCLMLAVMAYDRYVAICSPLLYTVIMTKRLCIQLVSAAYLGGIAHSLIQTGCTFRLSFCGSNVINHFACDFPPLLILSCTSTYINELVLFIFASFVSMSAFLIILISYAYILFTILALHSSGGRQKTFSTCASHLTCVTFLYGTIFFTYLRPRSSYSQEQDKVISVIYTIIIPMLNPLIYSLRNKEVKAALQKVRNGNVFLH; encoded by the coding sequence ATGAAAGGGACAAATCAAAGCACTGTGACTGAATTTATTCTAGTAGGACTGACCAGTGACCCACACCTTCAGATTCTCCTTTTCCCATTGTTCCTAGGAATTTACTTTCTAACCCTACTGGGCAATATCAGCATCATCACAATTATCAAGATCAATCATCATCTTCACACCCCAATGTACTTTTTCCTCAGTCACTTGTCCATTTTAGATCTCTGCTACTCCTCAACCATCACTCCCAAAATGCTAGTCAACTTTCTATCAGAAAAGAAATCCATTTCCTTCCTAGGGTGTGCAGTGcaattatatttcttttgttcCCTTGGTAGTACACAGTGTCTTATGCTTGCAGTGATGGCTTATGATCGTTACGTTGCAATATGCAGTCCTTTGCTCTACACAGTCATCATGACCAAGAGACTTTGTATACAGCTGGTAAGTGCAGCATATCTAGGAGGCATTGCGCATTCCCTAATTCAGACAGGCTGCACCTTCCGACTGTCCTTCTGTGGCTCCAATGTGATCAACCATTTTGCCTGTGATTTTCCACCTCTCTTAATTCTCTCTTGCACCAGCACTTATATTAATGAATTAGTGCTTTTCATTTTTGCCTCGTTTGTTAGTATGAGTGCTTTTCTGATCATCCTTATATCATATGCTTATATTCTATTCACCATCTTGGCACTGCACTCCAGCGGTGGGAGACAGAAGACCTTCTCCACCTGTGCATCTCATCTTACATGTGTCACCTTTCTCTATGGGACTATTTTCTTTACTTATCTCCGACCTAGATCAAGTTATtcacaggagcaggacaaggtGATTTCTGTGATTTATACAATTATAATCCCCATGTTAAACCCCTTAATTTACAGCCTGAGGAACAAGGAGGTAAAAGCAGCCTTGCAAAAAGTTAGAAATGGAAATGTTTTTCTCCATTGA